In Actinomyces radicidentis, one genomic interval encodes:
- a CDS encoding tyrosine recombinase XerC, protein MTERNERDGAGAAGAAGRPGTRGELLDAWFRHLSLQRGLSEHTVRAYCGDLEDLLTFLGVGPGETEPVGGALASLDLADLRAWLAELAASGHSRATVARRAAACRTFSTWADRSGLLASDVGARLRSPRADNRLPSVLTREQAERLLAVAAERAERGAGTADGGDDQREPGDDTPAARARVHALAVRDRALLELLYATGVRVSELCGLDVSDLDRTNRTLRVLGKGDKERTVPYGTPAARAVDAWLAERSALAARDAGGALLLGARGRRIDPRAVRDVVHRAAAAADVPDLGPHGLRHSAATHVLSGGADLRSVQELLGHSSLATTQRYTHVSAERLRSVYEQAFPRA, encoded by the coding sequence ATGACGGAGCGGAACGAGCGGGACGGCGCAGGCGCTGCCGGTGCGGCCGGGCGACCTGGCACGCGGGGCGAGCTCCTCGACGCCTGGTTCCGCCACCTCTCCCTCCAGCGCGGGCTCTCCGAGCACACCGTGCGCGCCTACTGCGGCGACCTCGAGGACCTCCTCACCTTCCTCGGTGTGGGCCCGGGTGAGACCGAGCCCGTCGGCGGAGCCCTCGCGAGCCTCGACCTCGCCGACCTGCGCGCCTGGCTCGCCGAGCTCGCCGCCTCCGGCCACTCCCGCGCCACCGTCGCCCGCCGCGCCGCCGCCTGCCGCACCTTCTCCACCTGGGCGGACCGCTCCGGGCTCCTCGCCTCCGACGTCGGCGCCCGCCTGCGCTCGCCGCGCGCCGACAACCGCCTGCCCTCCGTCCTCACCCGTGAGCAGGCCGAGCGGCTCCTCGCCGTCGCGGCCGAGCGGGCCGAGCGCGGCGCCGGGACCGCGGACGGCGGCGACGACCAGCGCGAGCCGGGTGATGACACGCCCGCGGCTCGGGCCCGCGTGCACGCCCTCGCCGTGCGCGACCGCGCCCTCCTCGAGCTCCTCTACGCCACAGGCGTGCGCGTCTCCGAGCTCTGCGGCCTCGACGTCAGCGACCTCGACCGCACCAACCGCACCCTCCGCGTCCTCGGGAAGGGCGACAAGGAGCGCACCGTCCCCTACGGGACGCCCGCCGCGCGCGCCGTCGACGCCTGGCTCGCCGAGCGCTCCGCGCTCGCGGCCCGCGACGCCGGGGGAGCGCTGCTGCTCGGGGCGCGCGGACGGCGCATCGACCCGCGGGCCGTGCGCGACGTCGTGCACCGCGCCGCCGCGGCCGCCGACGTCCCGGACCTCGGCCCCCACGGCCTGCGCCACTCGGCCGCGACCCACGTCCTGTCCGGCGGCGCGGACCTGCGCAGCGTCCAGGAGCTCCTCGGGCACTCCTCGCTCGCGACCACCCAGCGCTACACTCACGTCTCCGCCGAGCGGTTGCGCAGCGTCTACGAGCAGGCCTTCCCCCGCGCCTGA
- a CDS encoding IS110 family transposase, with translation MITERTSLGLDVHARSVSAAAIDTLTGEVIQRRLDGEYSHTIDLASRLAAEHGPLLITYEAGPTGFGLARELTAAGHRVQVAAPSKLARPAGQRVKTDRTDAMFLAECALNGTITPVRIPTLAQEGARDLVRSRDDARTDLMAARHRLSKMLLRRGWVYPGKTTWGPAHDAWLRALRREDVPALGAGATAAFDDAYDTVTHALARRDRLDTAIAALAADSEFTPVTARLSCLRGISTLTGFALAVEIGDWHRFTGATIASYLGLVPCEHSSGQTRTQGGITKTGNTHARRLLTEAAWQHKSPYRPGPALRAAWAKVPGDVATRADTGNRRLNRRWQTLASHHKRHTIANTAIARELAGWCWSLAVMDH, from the coding sequence GTGATTACTGAGCGTACAAGCCTGGGGCTGGACGTTCACGCCCGCAGCGTGAGCGCCGCCGCCATCGATACCCTCACCGGCGAGGTGATCCAACGCCGCCTGGACGGCGAGTACAGCCACACCATCGACCTGGCCTCACGCCTGGCCGCCGAGCACGGACCACTGCTGATCACCTACGAGGCAGGCCCCACCGGCTTCGGACTGGCCCGCGAGCTGACCGCCGCGGGCCACCGGGTGCAGGTCGCCGCACCCTCGAAGCTGGCCCGCCCCGCCGGACAGCGGGTCAAGACCGACCGCACCGACGCGATGTTCCTGGCCGAGTGCGCCCTGAACGGCACGATCACGCCCGTGCGCATCCCTACCCTGGCCCAGGAGGGCGCCCGCGACCTGGTGCGATCCCGCGACGACGCCCGCACCGACCTCATGGCCGCCCGCCACCGCCTGTCCAAGATGCTGCTGCGCCGCGGATGGGTCTACCCCGGCAAGACCACCTGGGGACCCGCCCACGACGCTTGGCTGCGCGCACTGCGCCGCGAGGACGTCCCCGCCCTGGGCGCCGGCGCCACCGCGGCCTTCGACGACGCCTACGACACCGTCACCCACGCCCTGGCACGACGCGACCGCCTCGATACCGCCATCGCCGCCCTGGCCGCCGACAGTGAGTTCACCCCCGTCACCGCCCGCCTGTCCTGCCTGAGAGGCATCTCCACACTGACCGGCTTCGCCCTCGCCGTCGAGATCGGCGACTGGCACCGCTTCACCGGCGCGACCATCGCCTCCTACCTCGGACTGGTCCCCTGCGAGCACTCCTCGGGCCAGACCCGCACCCAGGGCGGCATCACCAAGACCGGCAACACCCACGCCCGACGTCTCCTGACCGAAGCCGCCTGGCAGCACAAGAGCCCCTACCGCCCCGGCCCCGCCCTGCGAGCCGCATGGGCCAAGGTCCCCGGGGACGTCGCCACCCGGGCCGACACCGGCAACAGGCGCCTGAACAGGCGCTGGCAGACCCTGGCCAGCCACCACAAACGTCACACGATCGCCAACACCGCCATCGCCCGGGAGCTCGCAGGCTGGTGCTGGTCCCTGGCCGTCATGGACCACTAG
- the rpsB gene encoding 30S ribosomal protein S2 codes for MAIVTMRQLLESGVHFGHQTRRWNPKMKRFILTERNGIYVIDLQQSVDGINTAYDFVKETVARGGNILFVGTKKQAQAAVAEQAQRVGMPYVNQRWLGGMLTNFSTVRARLDRMKELEQIDFDDVASSGHTKKELLMMRREKDKLQKTLGGIRDMSKLPAAIWVVDTKKEHLAIAEAQKLGIPVVAILDTNCDPDEVTYGIPGNDDAIRAVTLLTRVVADAAAEGLLARSGGKARTGEEADAGTADAEPLPEWEAQLLAGAESTEAPAEAAAEEAAPAADAEQPSEQA; via the coding sequence ATGGCGATCGTCACCATGCGTCAGCTCCTCGAGTCCGGCGTCCACTTCGGCCACCAGACCCGCCGTTGGAACCCGAAGATGAAGCGCTTCATCCTCACCGAGCGCAACGGCATCTACGTCATCGACCTCCAGCAGTCGGTCGACGGCATCAACACCGCCTACGACTTCGTCAAGGAGACCGTCGCCCGCGGCGGCAACATCCTCTTCGTCGGCACCAAGAAGCAGGCCCAGGCCGCCGTGGCCGAGCAGGCCCAGCGCGTCGGCATGCCCTACGTCAACCAGCGCTGGCTCGGCGGCATGCTCACCAACTTCTCCACCGTGCGCGCCCGCCTGGACCGCATGAAGGAGCTCGAGCAGATCGACTTCGACGACGTGGCCTCCTCCGGTCACACGAAGAAGGAGCTGCTCATGATGCGCCGCGAGAAGGACAAGCTGCAGAAGACCCTCGGCGGCATCCGCGACATGTCCAAGCTCCCGGCCGCCATCTGGGTCGTCGACACCAAGAAGGAGCACCTGGCCATCGCCGAGGCCCAGAAGCTGGGCATCCCGGTCGTCGCCATCCTCGACACCAACTGCGACCCCGACGAGGTCACCTACGGCATCCCGGGCAACGACGACGCCATCCGCGCCGTCACGCTGCTCACCCGCGTCGTCGCCGACGCCGCCGCCGAGGGCCTCCTCGCCCGCTCCGGCGGCAAGGCCCGCACCGGTGAGGAGGCCGACGCCGGCACCGCCGACGCCGAGCCCCTGCCCGAGTGGGAGGCCCAGCTCCTCGCCGGCGCCGAGTCCACCGAGGCCCCCGCCGAGGCCGCTGCCGAGGAGGCCGCCCCGGCCGCCGACGCCGAGCAGCCCTCCGAGCAGGCCTGA
- the tsf gene encoding translation elongation factor Ts gives MANYTTADIKALREKTGAGMLDVKKALDEANGDAEKAIEIIRVKGLKGIAKREGRSASAGLIAAKVVDSVEGQTGVLVEINAETDFVAKNEKFIEFSDKVLAAAVESGAEDVEALNEVSVDGQSVKELTDGMQAVIGEKIVVRRVGRLSAPAVELYLHRTNPDLPAQVAVLVGTDAKGAEAAHDIAMHVAAYSPLYLTREDVPEDVVAKERQIAEETTRAEGKPEKAIPKIVEGRLGGYFKENCLVEQAFAKDPKTTVGKVIEATGGEITGFLRFRVGA, from the coding sequence ATGGCGAACTACACCACCGCTGACATCAAGGCGCTGCGCGAGAAGACCGGCGCCGGCATGCTCGACGTCAAGAAGGCCCTCGACGAGGCCAACGGCGACGCCGAGAAGGCCATCGAGATCATCCGCGTCAAGGGCCTCAAGGGCATCGCCAAGCGCGAGGGCCGCTCGGCCTCCGCCGGCCTCATCGCCGCCAAGGTCGTCGACTCCGTCGAGGGCCAGACCGGCGTCCTCGTCGAGATCAACGCCGAGACCGACTTCGTCGCCAAGAACGAGAAGTTCATCGAGTTCTCGGACAAGGTCCTCGCGGCCGCCGTCGAGTCCGGCGCCGAGGACGTCGAGGCCCTCAACGAGGTGTCCGTCGACGGCCAGAGCGTCAAGGAGCTCACCGACGGCATGCAGGCCGTCATCGGCGAGAAGATCGTCGTCCGCCGCGTCGGCCGCCTCTCGGCCCCCGCCGTCGAGCTCTACCTGCACCGCACCAACCCCGACCTGCCCGCCCAGGTCGCCGTCCTCGTGGGCACCGACGCCAAGGGCGCCGAGGCCGCGCACGACATCGCGATGCACGTCGCCGCCTACTCCCCGCTCTACCTCACCCGCGAGGACGTCCCCGAGGACGTCGTCGCCAAGGAGCGTCAGATCGCCGAGGAGACCACCCGCGCCGAGGGCAAGCCCGAGAAGGCCATCCCGAAGATCGTCGAGGGTCGTCTCGGCGGCTACTTCAAGGAGAACTGCCTCGTCGAGCAGGCCTTCGCCAAGGACCCCAAGACCACGGTCGGCAAGGTCATCGAGGCCACCGGCGGCGAGATCACCGGCTTCCTCCGCTTCCGCGTCGGCGCCTGA
- a CDS encoding phosphatidate cytidylyltransferase, giving the protein MSTLLTPPPTRNHVPLPSTGRAGRNLPAAVGVAVVLIGTVLASLVFNKVVFVGVAVLAVCGALWELAGAFARKDVRLPLPPLWLGTLGIAVCAWRVGAEAALGAYLATAGACVLWAFLEQAETETGTALERADHDGVPRTTAHDAVRRSRSVAASAAVLAATYLPFLAGFAVLITAQDQGVGKTLMLIGLPVANDTGGWLAGITFGKHPMAPSVSPKKSWEGFAGSMAAAVLAGAGCLWGLGGPVWAGALLGACTVVVSTLGDLGESLLKRDLGLKDMGTLLPGHGGLMDRLDSILVAAPLVYLFTLIVW; this is encoded by the coding sequence CTGAGCACGCTGCTGACCCCGCCGCCGACGCGCAACCACGTCCCGCTGCCCTCTACCGGGCGCGCGGGGCGCAACCTGCCCGCCGCCGTCGGGGTCGCCGTCGTCCTCATCGGGACCGTCCTCGCCTCCCTCGTCTTCAACAAGGTCGTCTTCGTCGGCGTGGCCGTCCTCGCCGTCTGCGGCGCCCTGTGGGAGCTCGCCGGCGCCTTCGCCCGCAAGGACGTCCGCCTCCCGCTGCCGCCCCTGTGGCTCGGCACCCTCGGCATCGCCGTGTGCGCCTGGCGGGTCGGCGCCGAGGCGGCGCTCGGCGCGTACCTCGCCACCGCCGGCGCCTGCGTCCTGTGGGCCTTCCTCGAGCAGGCCGAGACCGAGACCGGCACCGCCCTCGAGCGCGCCGACCACGACGGCGTCCCGCGCACCACGGCCCACGACGCCGTGCGCCGCTCCCGCTCCGTGGCCGCCTCCGCGGCCGTCCTCGCTGCCACCTACCTGCCCTTCCTCGCGGGATTCGCCGTCCTCATCACCGCCCAGGACCAGGGCGTCGGCAAGACCCTCATGCTCATCGGCCTGCCCGTCGCCAACGACACCGGCGGCTGGCTCGCCGGCATCACCTTCGGCAAGCACCCCATGGCGCCCTCCGTCTCGCCCAAGAAGTCCTGGGAGGGCTTCGCCGGCTCCATGGCGGCCGCCGTCCTCGCCGGTGCCGGGTGCCTGTGGGGCCTCGGCGGCCCGGTCTGGGCGGGGGCGCTCCTGGGCGCCTGCACCGTCGTCGTCTCGACGCTCGGGGACCTCGGCGAGTCGCTCCTCAAGCGCGACCTCGGCCTCAAGGACATGGGCACGCTCCTGCCCGGCCACGGCGGGCTCATGGACCGGCTCGACTCCATCCTCGTCGCGGCCCCGCTCGTCTACCTCTTCACGCTCATCGTCTGGTGA
- the pyrH gene encoding UMP kinase, whose amino-acid sequence MTAEPETATTTRPRRVLLKLSGEVFGGGKVGVDADVVSDAARQIAEAVRQGVQVAVVVGGGNFFRGADLSTRGMDRARADYMGMLGTVMNALALQDFIEKAGVPARVQSAIAMTQVAEPYIPLRAIRHMEKGRVVVFGAGAGLPYFSTDTVSAQRALETHCDELLVGKNGVDGVYTADPRKDPSAELLETLTYERALNDGLQVLDASAFAMSRDNGLSMRVFGMGEPGNITRALLGEKIGTLVTRD is encoded by the coding sequence ATGACCGCCGAGCCCGAGACCGCCACCACCACCAGGCCGCGCCGCGTCCTGCTCAAGCTCTCGGGTGAGGTCTTCGGCGGCGGGAAGGTCGGCGTCGACGCCGACGTCGTCTCCGACGCCGCCCGCCAGATCGCCGAGGCCGTCCGCCAGGGCGTCCAGGTCGCCGTCGTCGTCGGCGGAGGCAACTTCTTCCGCGGGGCGGACCTGTCCACCCGCGGCATGGACCGCGCCCGCGCCGACTACATGGGCATGCTCGGCACCGTCATGAACGCCCTCGCCCTCCAGGACTTCATCGAGAAGGCCGGCGTGCCGGCCCGCGTCCAGTCCGCCATCGCGATGACCCAGGTCGCCGAGCCCTACATCCCGCTGCGGGCCATCCGCCACATGGAGAAGGGCCGCGTCGTCGTCTTCGGCGCCGGCGCCGGACTGCCCTACTTCTCCACCGACACCGTCTCCGCCCAGCGCGCCCTCGAGACCCACTGCGACGAGCTCCTCGTCGGCAAGAACGGCGTCGACGGCGTCTACACCGCCGACCCGCGCAAGGACCCCTCCGCCGAGCTCCTCGAGACCCTCACCTACGAGCGCGCCCTCAACGACGGCCTCCAGGTCCTCGACGCCTCCGCCTTCGCCATGAGCCGCGACAACGGCCTGTCCATGCGAGTCTTCGGCATGGGCGAGCCCGGCAACATCACCCGCGCCCTCCTGGGCGAGAAGATCGGCACCCTCGTCACCCGCGACTGA
- a CDS encoding DivIVA domain-containing protein produces MFPKVGHLRRGYRPEQVDVYFTTAREIYDDGEIDEMDSEGVRTVAFDVVRGGYQPDAVDSALDRLESAFLQRRRSEYVADHGREAWMDEVQDLATTLYPRLLRPEGERFAPAEKQGYLKEDVDALMDRVSAYFDDDKALASAEVRGATFRAARREKAYDEPSVDRYLARVVEVLLSVE; encoded by the coding sequence ATGTTCCCCAAGGTCGGCCACCTGCGGCGCGGCTACCGCCCCGAGCAGGTCGACGTCTACTTCACCACCGCCCGCGAGATCTACGACGACGGCGAGATCGACGAGATGGACTCCGAGGGCGTGCGCACCGTCGCCTTCGACGTCGTCCGCGGCGGCTACCAGCCCGACGCCGTCGACTCCGCCCTCGACCGCCTCGAGTCGGCCTTCCTGCAGCGCCGACGCTCCGAGTACGTCGCAGACCACGGACGCGAGGCCTGGATGGACGAGGTCCAGGACCTCGCCACCACGCTCTACCCGCGCCTGCTGCGGCCCGAGGGGGAGCGCTTCGCCCCCGCGGAGAAGCAGGGCTACCTCAAGGAGGACGTGGACGCCCTCATGGACCGCGTCTCCGCCTACTTCGACGACGACAAGGCCCTCGCCTCCGCCGAGGTCCGCGGCGCCACCTTCCGCGCCGCCCGCCGCGAGAAGGCCTACGACGAGCCCAGCGTCGACCGCTACCTCGCCCGCGTCGTCGAGGTCCTGCTCTCCGTCGAGTGA
- the frr gene encoding ribosome recycling factor: protein MIDDVMLEAEEKMESALEAAKRELASIRTGRANPAMFNGIMVDYYGAPTPLQQLASLTIPEARTVIVSPFDRSAMKQITSAIRESDLGVNPTDDGNIIRVTLPALTEERRKDYVKLAKSRAEESRVQVRGVRGKAKKELEAIKKDGEAGEDDVKRAEGDLESLTKRFVEQIDAALEAKEKELLEV from the coding sequence ATGATCGACGACGTCATGCTCGAGGCCGAGGAGAAGATGGAGTCCGCCCTCGAGGCGGCCAAGCGCGAGCTCGCCTCCATCCGCACCGGCCGCGCCAACCCCGCCATGTTCAACGGCATCATGGTCGACTACTACGGCGCACCCACCCCGCTGCAGCAGCTCGCCTCGCTCACCATCCCCGAGGCCCGTACCGTCATCGTGAGCCCCTTCGACCGCTCCGCGATGAAGCAGATCACGAGCGCCATCCGCGAGTCCGACCTGGGCGTCAACCCCACGGACGACGGCAACATCATCCGCGTCACCCTGCCCGCCCTCACCGAGGAGCGCCGCAAGGACTACGTCAAGCTCGCCAAGTCCCGCGCCGAGGAGTCCCGCGTCCAGGTCCGCGGCGTGCGCGGCAAGGCCAAGAAGGAGCTCGAGGCCATCAAGAAGGACGGCGAGGCCGGCGAGGACGACGTCAAGCGCGCCGAGGGCGACCTGGAGTCCCTCACGAAGCGCTTCGTCGAGCAGATCGACGCCGCCCTCGAGGCCAAGGAGAAGGAGCTCCTCGAGGTCTGA
- a CDS encoding murein hydrolase activator EnvC family protein codes for MSSAVAGTPPFPDHSPHGSRTARGRVAGAFRRRRRRLLPAAAGLVSVAGLLLSPAAPAVSGQPTAPRAAAAVAAPAAVESPVPRGEYGWPTGALGVVLEDFDPPAVRWGTGHRGVDLSLAAGSPVLAAADGTVAFAGTVAGRPVVSIDHADGIRTTYEPVEASVSAGDAVTRGQTIGTLVAGHRADGADALHWGARTGPKEYVNPLRLISPPVIRLKPVGGRG; via the coding sequence ATGAGCAGCGCAGTCGCAGGCACTCCCCCGTTCCCCGACCACTCGCCCCACGGCTCCCGTACCGCCCGGGGACGCGTCGCCGGTGCGTTCCGGCGACGACGGCGTCGCCTCCTCCCCGCGGCCGCGGGCCTCGTGTCCGTGGCGGGGCTGCTGCTGAGCCCCGCGGCCCCCGCGGTCTCCGGGCAGCCGACGGCGCCCCGGGCGGCGGCCGCGGTCGCCGCCCCGGCAGCGGTCGAGTCCCCGGTCCCGCGAGGCGAGTACGGCTGGCCGACGGGCGCGCTCGGCGTCGTCCTGGAGGACTTCGACCCGCCCGCCGTGCGCTGGGGCACCGGCCACCGGGGCGTCGACCTCTCGCTCGCGGCCGGCTCACCCGTGCTCGCCGCGGCAGACGGCACCGTCGCCTTCGCGGGCACCGTCGCCGGGAGGCCGGTCGTCTCCATCGACCACGCGGACGGGATCCGCACCACCTACGAGCCGGTCGAGGCGAGCGTCTCCGCCGGCGACGCCGTCACGCGGGGACAGACCATCGGCACCCTGGTGGCCGGTCACCGCGCGGACGGCGCCGACGCGCTGCACTGGGGCGCGCGCACGGGGCCGAAGGAGTACGTCAACCCGTTGCGCCTCATCTCGCCCCCGGTCATCCGGCTCAAGCCGGTCGGTGGCAGGGGCTGA
- the dprA gene encoding DNA-processing protein DprA, translating to MTTTGTSTAEAGAAATGPRAGADRLRRLLEAERADLLRASWSRLTEPADRAATALVTALGPEEATRWFLEDALDADGEPRSAPRPPLRPRGDASAASVWWARAAGRWAPRLDGLDVRREIEVLERLGGTLLVPGDEAWPEGLDELEHPPHCLWVRGDPRALTGGSGAGAPQAGRATGSGPLLAVVGARDASPYGERVASTVARELVEHGAAVVSGGAFGIDAAAHRGALAASTAPGPAGGAATTLAVSAGGVDRLYPAGNADLLRAVIAAGALVAEVPPGSQPARHRFLTRNRLIAALAGATVVVEAAWRSGALSTARHARDLGRPLGAVPGPVTSMGSVGCHRLLREGAVCVTDAAEALELVLPLGATDPDALKAADPVNAGTGLLDGLDGDSAAVLDALPARGSATPESLARAAGLSVRGTTAALGLLELAGRARTEGGRWRRA from the coding sequence GTGACGACGACAGGAACGAGCACCGCCGAGGCCGGAGCCGCCGCCACGGGCCCGCGAGCCGGCGCGGACCGCCTGCGCCGGCTCCTCGAGGCCGAGAGGGCCGACCTCCTGCGCGCCTCCTGGTCCCGGCTCACCGAGCCCGCCGACCGCGCCGCCACCGCCCTCGTGACCGCCCTCGGCCCCGAGGAGGCCACCCGCTGGTTCCTCGAGGACGCCCTCGACGCCGACGGCGAGCCCCGCTCGGCTCCCCGACCGCCCCTGCGCCCGCGCGGCGACGCCTCAGCCGCCTCCGTCTGGTGGGCGCGGGCGGCCGGACGCTGGGCGCCCCGACTCGACGGGCTCGACGTACGCCGGGAGATCGAGGTCCTCGAGCGCCTCGGCGGCACGCTCCTCGTCCCCGGGGACGAGGCCTGGCCCGAGGGACTCGACGAGCTCGAGCACCCGCCGCACTGCCTGTGGGTGCGGGGCGACCCCCGAGCGCTCACCGGGGGCTCGGGTGCCGGCGCTCCGCAGGCCGGACGCGCGACCGGGTCCGGGCCGCTCCTCGCCGTCGTCGGCGCCCGCGACGCGAGCCCCTACGGCGAGCGCGTCGCCTCCACCGTGGCCCGCGAGCTCGTCGAGCACGGCGCCGCCGTCGTCTCTGGCGGGGCCTTCGGCATCGACGCGGCCGCCCACCGCGGCGCCCTCGCGGCCTCGACCGCGCCGGGCCCCGCCGGGGGAGCGGCGACGACGCTCGCCGTCTCCGCCGGGGGAGTGGACCGCCTCTACCCCGCCGGCAACGCCGACCTCCTCCGCGCCGTCATCGCGGCCGGCGCGCTCGTCGCCGAGGTCCCGCCCGGCAGCCAGCCCGCCCGGCACCGCTTCCTCACCCGCAACCGCCTCATCGCCGCGCTCGCGGGCGCCACCGTCGTCGTCGAGGCCGCCTGGCGCTCCGGCGCCCTGTCCACCGCCCGGCACGCCCGCGACCTCGGACGGCCGCTCGGCGCCGTGCCCGGGCCCGTCACCTCCATGGGCTCCGTGGGATGCCACCGCCTCCTGCGTGAGGGCGCCGTCTGCGTCACCGACGCCGCCGAGGCCCTCGAGCTCGTCCTCCCGCTCGGCGCCACCGACCCTGACGCCCTCAAGGCCGCCGACCCCGTCAACGCGGGCACCGGCCTCCTCGACGGGCTCGACGGCGACTCCGCAGCGGTCCTCGACGCCCTGCCCGCCAGGGGCTCCGCCACGCCCGAGTCCCTCGCCCGAGCCGCCGGCCTGTCCGTCCGCGGGACGACCGCCGCCCTCGGCCTCCTCGAGCTCGCGGGCCGGGCTCGCACGGAAGGCGGCCGCTGGAGGCGCGCGTAG
- the rlmN gene encoding 23S rRNA (adenine(2503)-C(2))-methyltransferase RlmN → MSTPNDRTRRAPRRPEPVAVRRGPAGPVPGEVQVLPTDQPPEGATSPDARPRLSFAVPPARGKAPKHLADYDLAGRKKALKDAGLQPFRADQLSRHYFTRFTRDAEDMTDLPAGQRDQLAGELLPELIHEVRALRADGGRTIKHLWELHDGVRVESVLMRYKDRTTLCVSSQAGCGMACPFCATGQMGLTRNLSTAEIVEQVRYAAQASERGDLTGGPARLSNVVFMGMGEPMINYKNVVGALHRMIDPAPEGFGLSARGITVSTVGLVPLIRKLAGEGLPVTLAVSLHAPDDELRDELIPINSKWKVGELLDAAHDYYETTGRRVSIEYALIKDMNDHAWRAQRLADELNARGHGWAHVNPIPLNPTPGSIWTCSTQETQDEFVETLRRAGITTTVRDTRGSDIDGACGQLATEVLNQERGRAKA, encoded by the coding sequence GTGAGCACCCCCAACGACCGTACTCGCCGCGCACCGCGCCGCCCCGAGCCCGTCGCCGTCCGGCGTGGGCCCGCCGGCCCCGTCCCCGGCGAGGTCCAGGTGCTCCCCACCGACCAGCCGCCCGAGGGCGCGACGAGCCCCGACGCGCGCCCGCGCCTGTCCTTCGCGGTCCCGCCGGCCCGAGGCAAGGCCCCCAAGCACCTCGCCGACTACGACCTCGCCGGCCGCAAGAAGGCCCTCAAGGACGCCGGTCTCCAGCCCTTCCGCGCCGACCAGCTCTCGCGCCACTACTTCACGCGCTTCACCCGCGATGCCGAGGACATGACCGACCTCCCCGCCGGCCAGCGCGACCAGCTCGCCGGCGAGCTCCTCCCCGAGCTCATCCACGAGGTCCGCGCCCTGCGCGCCGACGGCGGCCGCACCATCAAGCACCTGTGGGAGCTCCACGACGGCGTCCGCGTCGAGTCCGTCCTCATGCGCTACAAGGACCGCACCACCCTGTGCGTCTCCTCCCAGGCCGGCTGCGGCATGGCCTGCCCCTTCTGCGCCACCGGCCAGATGGGCCTCACCCGCAACCTGTCCACCGCGGAGATCGTCGAGCAGGTCCGCTACGCCGCCCAGGCCTCCGAGCGCGGCGACCTCACCGGCGGCCCCGCCCGCCTGTCCAACGTCGTCTTCATGGGCATGGGCGAGCCGATGATCAACTACAAGAACGTCGTCGGCGCCCTCCACCGCATGATCGACCCCGCCCCGGAGGGCTTCGGCCTGTCCGCCCGCGGCATCACCGTCTCCACCGTCGGCCTCGTCCCGCTCATCCGCAAGCTCGCGGGGGAGGGGCTCCCGGTCACCCTGGCCGTCTCCCTCCACGCCCCCGACGACGAGCTGCGCGACGAGCTCATCCCCATCAACTCCAAGTGGAAGGTCGGCGAGCTCCTCGACGCCGCCCACGACTACTACGAGACCACCGGCCGGCGCGTGTCCATCGAGTACGCCCTCATCAAGGACATGAACGACCACGCCTGGCGCGCCCAGCGCCTCGCCGACGAGCTCAACGCCCGCGGCCACGGCTGGGCCCACGTCAACCCCATCCCGCTCAACCCGACGCCGGGCTCCATCTGGACCTGCTCCACGCAGGAAACCCAGGACGAGTTCGTCGAGACCCTGCGCCGGGCTGGCATCACCACGACCGTGCGCGACACCCGCGGCAGCGACATCGACGGCGCCTGCGGCCAGCTGGCCACCGAGGTGCTCAACCAGGAGAGAGGCAGGGCCAAGGCGTGA